From a region of the Schistocerca nitens isolate TAMUIC-IGC-003100 chromosome 8, iqSchNite1.1, whole genome shotgun sequence genome:
- the LOC126199492 gene encoding serine/arginine repetitive matrix protein 1-like — MSSISSGDTGSVDKELIEAGQHHSREELTVREDAVGMRRSNVRAYVSLSGVRSQRAAEMAASAGILSGRGWPRVISSAARRCRCRHLSAGPSPPRLRRPQRPPPPQPATRWGPQPPPPSPRQYSLRPLPPLPPPLSARRLRGNLNRRGATGLLWNMTASNHAAIMYPQPQQ; from the coding sequence ATGAGCAGTATTTCGTCAGGTGACACTGGAAGCGTAGATAAGGAGTTGATAGAAGCAGGGCAGCACCACTCGCGGGAGGAGCTGACAGTGCGTGAAGATGCAGTCGGGATGCGAAGAAGTAACGTACGAGCGTACGTAAGCCTAAGCGGCGTGCGCTCACAGAGGGCTGCAGAAATGGCTGCGAGTGCGGGAATCTTGTCGGGGCGTGGCTGGCCGCGTGTAATCAGCAGCGCAGcccgccgctgccgttgccgccaTTTGTCGGCcggcccctcccctccccgcctccgccgcccccagaGGCCTCCGCCCCCGCAGCCTGCAACCAGATGGGGCCCGCAGCCGCCGCCACCCTCGCCCCGTCAATACTCCTTACGCCCACTCCCGCCGCTTCCACCGCCGTTGTCCGCCCGTCGCCTGCGAGGAAACCTTAACAGACGGGGAGCGACTGGTCTGCTCTGGAATATGACAGCAAGTAATCACGCCGCCATTATGTACCCACAGCCACAGCAGTGA